In Polaribacter pacificus, the genomic window TACAGGAGCTAAGTTGTGTTCTTTTGCATATTCAAAAATGTACATAGTAGCGTAAAAAGCTGGCACATAACCCGCAGTTTCTCTAGGTAAATAAGGACGAATATTCCAATAATTTTTATAGCCTCCTGATCTTTTTATCGCTTTAGAAACATTCCCTGGACCTGAATTGTATGCTGCCAATGCTAGATCCCAATCCCCAAAAATTGTATAGAGATCACTAAGGTATCTACAAGCTGCGATGGTTGCCTTTATAGGGTCTTGTCTATCATCCACATAAGAGCTAATTCTTAAGCCATATTGTTTTCCTGTGAGGTACATAAACTGCCACAAGCCTCTTGCTCCGGCTCTAGAAACAGCTCTCGGATTTAAAGTTGACTCTACTATGGCAAGATATTTCATCTCTAATGGAATATCATAGGCTTCTAAATACTTTTCAAACATTGGAAAATAATACTCGGCTTTTGCCATTAAGCTCGGGTAGTATTTTTTTCGGTACGTTAAATAGGATTTTATTTCTTTTTCTAAGGCTGGATTATAAGCCAAATGAAAAGGCGTTTTTTCATCTAATCGCTGAAGTCTTTCTTTAAGAACTTCTGTAGGTATTGCAATAGTGCTTAAGTTTTTAGCCTCATCTGGACTAATCACATATTGAACAGAGTCAAACAGCGGAGATTTGTACTTGGCCTCTAAGAGCAAACTGTCTATTGTAGCCAACTCTTTATCTGTAAATAAAGGTGTTGTAGTATTTGCAAGAAGCTGATCTTTGTATAAACTATCAACTGGTTTTTGTTGGGCAAGCATACTAAAACTGCACAAAGTAAAATATAAAAGGGCTATTTTTTTCATTTTTAAAGTGCTAATTCTACAACAATTGGACAATGATCAGAATGCTTTGCTTCTGGCAAAATATACGCTCTCTCTATTTGTTCTTTTAAGGGGTCTGCAACCATACAGTAATCTATACGCCATCCTTTGTTATTAGCTCTTGCGTTTGCTCTATAGCTCCACCATGAATAGTGATTTGGCTCTTTGTTTAAATATCTAAAACTATCTATAAAGCCACTATCTATAAAACTGCCAATCCACTGACGTTCTTCTGGTAAAAACCCAGAAACGCCCTTCATTTTTGGGTTGTGAATGTCAATTTCTTCATGACAAATATTATAATCACCACAGATAACCAAATTGGGAATCTCTTGTTTTAATTGATTTATATAGTCCTGGAATTGATCCATATAGTTAAACTTAAAATCAAGGCGATCACTGTTGGTTCCTGATGGCAAGTATAAACTCATAACAGAAACCTCATCAAAATCTACACGTAGGTTTCTACCTTCAAAATCCATTGATGCTATTCCGGTACCATAGGCAACGTGTTTAGGCTCTTCCTTACATAAAATAGCCACAGACGAGTAGCCTTTTTTTTCTGCAGAAAACCAATAATGATAAGGATAACCGGCTGCTTCAAACTCAGAAAGGTCTAACTGTTCTTTGTGGGCTTTTGTTTCTTGCAAACAGAGTACATCTGGGTTTGCGACTGTTAACCAATCAAAAAAACCTTTTTTTAATGCGGCTCTAATACCATTGACGTTGTAAGAAATTATCTTCATGCTAAACTTCTAAGAAAATTGGGTTTTTTAAGAAAATCCAAGTGATTTGTGTCTTCTCTCCTGTTTGTGTTTGAATGCGTTTTTTTCTTGGTGATAAAAAAACAGCTATAGCGGCAGCAATTGCGGCTCTTAACATTCCGTTTTCTATTCCAACAACAATATCAAGAAAAAAAATTAAAATAAACGTGATAATAAAAATCACTAAAAATGATCTTTTTGCTAGATATTCCATCTTAAAATTTCATTTCTGGAACCTCACCATCAATAACTAAGGTAGCTTCTGTAGCTTTTTGAATCTCTTCTATTGAAACTCCTGGAGCTCTTTCTAACAAGTGAAAAGCACCGTTCTTAATTTCGAGTACTGCTAGGTTTGTCACCACTTTTTTTACACAACCTACACCTGTTAATGGCAGCGTACATTGTTTTAGTATTTTAGATTCTCCTTTTTTATTGGTATGCATCATGGCAACAATAATATTC contains:
- a CDS encoding lytic transglycosylase domain-containing protein is translated as MKKIALLYFTLCSFSMLAQQKPVDSLYKDQLLANTTTPLFTDKELATIDSLLLEAKYKSPLFDSVQYVISPDEAKNLSTIAIPTEVLKERLQRLDEKTPFHLAYNPALEKEIKSYLTYRKKYYPSLMAKAEYYFPMFEKYLEAYDIPLEMKYLAIVESTLNPRAVSRAGARGLWQFMYLTGKQYGLRISSYVDDRQDPIKATIAACRYLSDLYTIFGDWDLALAAYNSGPGNVSKAIKRSGGYKNYWNIRPYLPRETAGYVPAFYATMYIFEYAKEHNLAPVGIPIMHFETDTIHIKKTVSFDQINEVTGIEAEMLEFLNPSYKLDIIPYIKDKEHVLTIPKKSTIDFLAKEKQLYELATQDAAKREKPLPKYFEMDKRLLYKVQKGDYLGKIAKKFGVRVSDIKTWNRLKNAQLRIGQTLSIYPKKL
- a CDS encoding exodeoxyribonuclease III, with amino-acid sequence MKIISYNVNGIRAALKKGFFDWLTVANPDVLCLQETKAHKEQLDLSEFEAAGYPYHYWFSAEKKGYSSVAILCKEEPKHVAYGTGIASMDFEGRNLRVDFDEVSVMSLYLPSGTNSDRLDFKFNYMDQFQDYINQLKQEIPNLVICGDYNICHEEIDIHNPKMKGVSGFLPEERQWIGSFIDSGFIDSFRYLNKEPNHYSWWSYRANARANNKGWRIDYCMVADPLKEQIERAYILPEAKHSDHCPIVVELAL